One window of the Sander lucioperca isolate FBNREF2018 chromosome 5, SLUC_FBN_1.2, whole genome shotgun sequence genome contains the following:
- the or112-1 gene encoding olfactory receptor 52K2 — MLEGSLGGNFSHITFVFRGFPELQKHRRLLALPFSASYLTVLLGNCLLVYVIRSVETLHSPMYLLICTLCVVDVLVVTAIIPNMLLGLLFDWDEISLAGCLTQMFFTHFLSSLESTLLLAMALDRYVAICQPLRYAKIINSSVLVKLLPFALVRSGSIMATLVALAGSLRYCGSDTIEHCYCDHMALVSLACGSTEKNRAAGLAVIVCFVGVDIPLIFLSYVKILSAVLRATADGEERWKAFHTCGTHLIAMMCFYLVGSVTFLSHNLNIPIPTDANTFMGLVYILFPATVNPVIYGVRTKEIRKGFFRIFQVRVKTIRKVSPMEKDKHDNILSDQTCL, encoded by the coding sequence ATGTTGGAGGGGTCGCTGGGCGGAAACTTTTCCCACATCACGTTCGTGTTCAGAGGTTTTCCCGAGCTGCAGAAACACCGCCGTCTGCTGGCGCTGCCGTTCTCCGCCTCCTACCTGACGGTGCTGCTGGGAAACTGTCTGCTGGTGTACGTGATCCGCAGCGTGGAGACCCTGCACAGCCCGATGTACCTCCTCATCTGCACGCTGTGCGTCGTCGACGTGCTCGTGGTGACCGCCATCATCCCCAACATGCTCCTTGGTCTCCTCTTCGACTGGGACGAGATCTCGCTGGCCGGCTGCTTGACTCAGATGTTCTTCACTCACTTCCTCTCCTCGCTGGAGTCGACGTTGCTGCTTGCGATGGCACTCGACCGCTACGTGGCCATCTGCCAGCCGTTGCGCTACGCCAAAATCATCAACTCTTCCGTGTTGGTGAAGTTGCTGCCCTTCGCTCTGGTGCGCAGCGGCTCCATCATGGCGACGCTGGTCGCTTTGGCCGGTTCGCTGCGCTACTGCGGCTCCGACACCATCGAGCACTGCTACTGCGACCACATGGCGCTGGTGAGCCTGGCGTGCGGCAGCACGGAGAAAAACAGAGCGGCAGGACTCGCTGTGATCGTCTGCTTCGTGGGCGTGGACATACCGCTCATCTTCCTCTCCTACGTGAAGATTTTGAGCGCGGTTTTGCGAGCGACAGCGGACGGCGAGGAACGCTGGAAGGCGTTCCATACATGCGGCACTCACCTTATCGCCATGATGTGTTTCTACCTCGTGGGTAGCGTCACATTCCTCTCGCACAACCTGAACATCCCCATACCGACGGACGCCAATACCTTCATGGGACTCGTGTACATTCTGTTCCCGGCGACAGTCAACCCCGTCATCTACGGAGTTCGAACTAAAGAAATTCGGAAGGGTTTTTTTAGGATTTTTCAAGTCAGAGTGAAGACAATAAGGAAGGTTTCTCCTATGGAAAAGGACAAACATGACAACATTTTGTCTGACCAAACATGCCTGTGA